A window from Salvia miltiorrhiza cultivar Shanhuang (shh) chromosome 2, IMPLAD_Smil_shh, whole genome shotgun sequence encodes these proteins:
- the LOC131008929 gene encoding pentatricopeptide repeat-containing protein At4g02750-like: MHFRHLHTTILRSSRNGTGANGRYQNTSHLLEPPANKLPARPRSNNFTDADMVKCTLAIRNHMRNSQCDAALRLFNSMPRKNEFAYNAMISGYFSNGEFKLAQQMFDKMPTKDLVTRNIMIKGNIKNNNLGAARRLFDDMPVKDVVSWTTILSGYMQNGLMDEAKKVFDEMPEKNIVSWNAILSGYLQNGLLDEAKRVFDEMPAKNVVSWTAILSGYIQNGLMDEAKRVFDKMPVKNIVSWNVILFGYLQNGLLDEAKRVFDEMPVKNVVSWTTILSGYIQNGLMDKAKRVFDEMPVKNVFSWTAILSGYLQNGLLDLANRIFDEMPVKNIFSWNVILCGYMQNGLMNEARRIFDEMPNRDSVSWATMIGGYGQNGDNKEALRFFIEATRDWERLNTCAFAFVLSTCADIAAFELGKQIHGLVVKGGIEFKCNVGNALVSMYCSCGNIKEAYDVFKRIDDKDVISWNTIINGYARHGYGQEALQHFDSMKQTSIQPDEITMVGVLTACSHTGLVDKGTHYFYSMSQDHGIEPDIKHYNCFIDLLGRAGRLDEAQNLVKSMPFEPNGVTWTCLLSASRIHESTELGEMAAKMLLSLEPWNTSLYVLLSNLYAASGRWEDVKKMQLKMWGMGISKTTGSSWV; encoded by the exons CCCGCCAATAAGCTGCCGGCGAGGCCTAGAAGCAACAATTTCACTGACGCTGACATGGTGAAATGCACATTAGCTATCAGAAACCACATGCGTAATAGCCAATGTGATGCTGCGTTGCGTTTATTCAACTCCATGCCTCGTAAAAATGAGTTCGCCTACAACGCTATGATATCCGGCTACTTTTCAAATGGCGAATTTAAGCTGGCTCAGCAGATGTTTGATAAAATGCCTACGAAGGATTTGGTCACTCGAAATATAATGATCAAAGGTAATATTAAGAACAACAATCTCGGGGCTGCACGGCGGCTGTTCGATGATATGCCTGTGAAGGATGTTGTCTCGTGGACCACAATTTTGTCTGGGTATATGCAGAATGGGTTAATGGACGAGGCAAAAAAAGTTTTTGATGAAATGCCTGAGAAAAATATTGTCTCGTGGAACGCAATTTTGTCTGGGTACCTACAAAATGGGTTACTGGACGAGGCCAAGAGAGTTTTTGATGAAATGCCTGCGAAAAATGTTGTCTCGTGGACCGCAATATTGTCTGGGTACATACAGAATGGGTTAATGGACGAGGCGAAGAGAGTTTTTGATAAAATGCCTGTGAAAAATATTGTCTCGTGGAATGTAATTTTGTTCGGGTACTTGCAAAATGGTTTATTGGACGAGGCCAAAAGAGTTTTTGATGAAATGCCTGTGAAAAATGTTGTCTCGTGGACCACAATTTTGTCTGGGTACATACAAAATGGGTTAATGGACAAGGCCAAGAGAGTTTTTGATGAAATGCCGGTGAAGAATGTTTTCTCGTGGACCGCAATTTTGTCTGGATACTTGCAAAATGGGTTATTGGACTTGGCCAACAGAATTTTTGATGAAATGCCTGTGAAGAATATTTTCTCGTGGAATGTAATTTTGTGTGGATACATGCAAAACGGATTAATGAATGAGGCCAGGAGAATTTTTGATGAAATGCCAAATAGAGATTCAGTCTCTTGGGCGACAATGATAGGCGGGTATGGTCAGAATGGTGACAACAAGGAGGCATTGCGGTTTTTTATTGAGGCGACAAGGGATTGGGAAAGGTTAAACACATGTGCTTTTGCTTTTGTTTTAAGTACATGTGCAGACATTGCTGCTTTTGAGCTTGGGAAGCAAATACATGGGCTTGTTGTTAAAGGAGGAATTGAGTTTAAATGCAACGTGGGAAATGCTCTGGTTTCAATGTATTGTAGCTGTGGAAACATCAAGGAGGCATATGATGTTTTTAAGAGAATTGATGATAAAGACGTGATATCGTGGAATACAATTATTAATGGTTATGCGAGACATGGCTATGGGCAAGAAGCTCTCCAACATTTCGATTCAATGAAACAAACGTCTATCCAACCTGACGAAATTACAATG GTTGGTGTTCTAACTGCTTGTAGTCACACGGGTTTGGTAGACAAGGGAACACATTACTTCTATTCTATGAGCCAAGATCACGGCATAGAGCCAGATATAAAGCATTATAACTGCTTTATTGATCTTCTTGGTCGAGCTGGGCGCCTCGACGAAGCTCAAAACCTAGTAAAGAGCATGCCTTTTGAGCCAAATGGAGTAACATGGACATGCCTACTTAGTGCTAGCAGGATTCATGAAAGTACAGAGTTGGGAGAAATGGCTGCCAAAATGTTGTTATCTTTGGAACCATGGAACACTTCGTTGTATGTTCTTCTTTCCAACTTATATGCAGCTTCAGGCCGATGGGAAGATGTTAAGAAGATGCAATTAAAAATGTGGGGTATGGGTATTAGCAAAACAACTGGATCTAGTTGGGTTTAA
- the LOC131009028 gene encoding protein DEHYDRATION-INDUCED 19 homolog 3-like isoform X2, with product MDANSWAARLSSASKRYQSALQSRSEMLMGFEEIDMDDDIREEYPCPFCSDYFDIVGLCCHIDDEHPIEAKNGVCPVCAMRVGVDMVAHITLQHGNIFKMQRKRKSRKSGSHSTLSLLRRELREGNLQSLFGGSSCIVSSNNAAPDPLLSSFILPMVEDYESIVPSHSSAESTTSKKSTTGSISERKPRPPPMSIKDQEEKAKRSDFVQGLVLSVMLDDNS from the exons ATGGATGCTAATTCTTGGGCTGCTCGTTTGTCTTCTGCCTCCAAGCGCTATCAATCTGCTCTTCAATCTCGATCTG AAATGCTCATGGGCTTTGAGGAGATTGACATGGATGATGATATAAGAGAGGAATATCCGTGCCCTTTCTGTTCGGACTATTTTGATATTGTGGGACTCTGCTGCCACATTGATGATGAGCATCCTATAGAAGCCAAGAATGGG GTGTGTCCAGTTTGTGCGATGAGGGTGGGCGTTGATATGGTGGCTCATATAACGCTGCAACACGGGAATATTTTTAAGAT GCAGCGCAAGAGAAAATCACGAAAATCTGGTTCACATTCTACGCTTTCTTTGTTGAGGCGAGAGCTAAGAGAAGGGAACTTGCAATCCCTTTTTGGAGGATCTTCCTGCATAGTTTCTTCGAACAATGCAGCCCCTGACCCGCTTTTGTCCTCATTTATTTTGCCAATGGTTGAAGATTATGAAAGCATTGTTCCATCACACTCTTCAGCTGAGTCAACAACATCCAAGAAAAGCACAACTGGGAGCATTTCAGAGAg AAAGCCTCGTCCGCCTCCAATGTCGATCAAAGATCAGGAGGAGAAAGCGAAGAGAAGCGACTTTGTTCAAGGACTTGTGTTGTCGGTGATGCTCGATGATAATTCCTAA
- the LOC131009028 gene encoding protein DEHYDRATION-INDUCED 19 homolog 3-like isoform X1, with the protein MDANSWAARLSSASKRYQSALQSRSGIKWDGFDAEMLMGFEEIDMDDDIREEYPCPFCSDYFDIVGLCCHIDDEHPIEAKNGVCPVCAMRVGVDMVAHITLQHGNIFKMQRKRKSRKSGSHSTLSLLRRELREGNLQSLFGGSSCIVSSNNAAPDPLLSSFILPMVEDYESIVPSHSSAESTTSKKSTTGSISERKPRPPPMSIKDQEEKAKRSDFVQGLVLSVMLDDNS; encoded by the exons ATGGATGCTAATTCTTGGGCTGCTCGTTTGTCTTCTGCCTCCAAGCGCTATCAATCTGCTCTTCAATCTCGATCTG GAATAAAATGGGATGGCTTTGATGCAGAAATGCTCATGGGCTTTGAGGAGATTGACATGGATGATGATATAAGAGAGGAATATCCGTGCCCTTTCTGTTCGGACTATTTTGATATTGTGGGACTCTGCTGCCACATTGATGATGAGCATCCTATAGAAGCCAAGAATGGG GTGTGTCCAGTTTGTGCGATGAGGGTGGGCGTTGATATGGTGGCTCATATAACGCTGCAACACGGGAATATTTTTAAGAT GCAGCGCAAGAGAAAATCACGAAAATCTGGTTCACATTCTACGCTTTCTTTGTTGAGGCGAGAGCTAAGAGAAGGGAACTTGCAATCCCTTTTTGGAGGATCTTCCTGCATAGTTTCTTCGAACAATGCAGCCCCTGACCCGCTTTTGTCCTCATTTATTTTGCCAATGGTTGAAGATTATGAAAGCATTGTTCCATCACACTCTTCAGCTGAGTCAACAACATCCAAGAAAAGCACAACTGGGAGCATTTCAGAGAg AAAGCCTCGTCCGCCTCCAATGTCGATCAAAGATCAGGAGGAGAAAGCGAAGAGAAGCGACTTTGTTCAAGGACTTGTGTTGTCGGTGATGCTCGATGATAATTCCTAA